From the Drechmeria coniospora strain ARSEF 6962 chromosome 02, whole genome shotgun sequence genome, the window CTTCTTCCAGGCGCAGGAGATGCTCGAGAGCAAGCGGCTTGTGTTCTTTGTCATGCAATCCGGAAACTCAGTGTACGGGTACATGACCTGCCCTGTCACTCACTCCGGGGTCCCCCGGCTTCCGACGGCCGGATCCCGGGCCGACGGACGGGCGGGTCCCGCGTCTCCGATCCGAAGCCCGCTGCCGACGGAAGCACTGTCTGTGGAGACGGTCCGGACAGGTGGACAGACGAGCTCCGCAGCTGCTTGCAGGTTGTCATGCATGCAGAGCGAAGTGGATTCAGTTGGCCCAAGAGCATCATTTGCGACAagttgccgacgaggaggcgggggCCGGTGACAGGACGGATAGAATGGAGAAGGGCCACATTTTATCCTGCGGCTTTTGTGATTTGTGATGGTACTGGTCTCTTTTTGGAGGGCAAGGGGAGCAGCATATCACGGAAAGTCGGGTGAGCGGGCGTTCGTCGCATCATGGCACGCGAGCTCCGGACGAAGCAAAGAACATATATGCATGATTGCTAACTTTTTGGAGCTCCATAGAGACGGCGAGAATTGCTCACCTCTATTTATGTTCGCTATCGTAATGAGAACAGACGCAAGAAATGTTGTATGCGCATCACACGTATGCAGGACATGCTGCCTCAAGACAGCTCCGGCGTTCCATCACTGAGATTGTCGGCCCGTCCGACAGCCCGTACGGCAGCGGACGTCCGGTTGATTCATTGGCCAAATGGCGTGCGCTTTGCTGCGACAGAACAGATGGGTGGTCATGTCACCTATACACGAAGTGATGACGAGGCTGTGCCTGGCCAGCGGTGTGGGAAGTCAAGGAGAGAAGCGGTCTGTATTTATGTTCCAAGAACCTCGTGCCCCTTCGACACCCTGCGTCGACCACGACCCAGTCTGACCGAGATCAGAGCGCAGGATTGTAAAAGGTCGGGTTCGTTCCATACCCAACGCTAACAAGCCGCTTCAGACACCTTCCTCCTTGGGGGATATTTCACAGCAGCCACGTGTATATTGGAATTGGCAGCCACAAATCAGCAACAACGGACCAAGAGAGGACATTTCACAACATCATTGTGCCGTTTCGAGGCATGCAGTTGCGTGGAAAGACACAAATCACCAAGTAAACATGAATTCACTGTCTGATCAAAGTGTAACTTCCATGGGTAGTACATTACCATTCACGGATGAATCACCATGTAAACAGAATACACCATCTGATCCGTAATTCTCATACCTACAGCCGCATTGGAAGACACATATGATCATGTTAATAGCCGCCGGCCACCCTTTGATCGACATATTGAGATCTTCGGTAGGCTGTAGTGGTGACCGAGAACTCGGCCCCACTTTCTCGGCCGAAACCTCCGGCCCCCGACTGAGATTTGTCACGagttcctcctcctcggcttgGTTAGCTCTGACGACGGCTCCACTGAAACGCCATggacgcggccgtcgacgtcggaggTCAGCATCTCGTCGGGCATCCCCAACTTCGCAGCAAAGTGATCGAGGATCAACCTACTGGCGGCCATGACATCTGGTCCAGAGCTCAGAGCTCTCCCATGTATGGCGTCCCGGCGGGCGGCAATAGGACGGCTTCTCTTCTCTTCCGCCTACCAGTTCCTTTTTCGTCCTTTGTAGCTCTTGAATGACATTTGTTCTTTGCATACGGTCACAAGTAGTGGATAATAATTCCATATAGAATAGCACTCATTGCCGCTCTTTCATCAATGGTGCGTGCGTGCCAGGTCATATACTTAAAGCGCGAGCAGCGCAATGGCGGCAGCAGACAATCGTACCCTGTTGGGGTTGCGGGTAGAGCACGATGACACGTCAAGTCCATGACAGAATGGAAAACTCGGAATTTCGCCTACGTATGACACAGACGATGGTGAGCATGGACAAGAAACAAATAGAATGAAAATTCAACCATCGGGGATGTCAAGGGAACTCCCAGTCGCTGTAGGTTTGCGGATGCGGTTGGCTTAGTCATCAGGACTGACCAGCCAACCCAACTCGACTGGTGCGTCTCATATCGTAGTAATTCACTGCGGGCATGGCGTCTCTCGCCCGCGCGAACTAATGTAAAtaactgtactccgtgctttgGTTGCAATCGCACACAAAGCTGGCGACAACATGGCCATGCCACCACCTGCACCGACGATCCCATCGCTCAAGAAATCGTTCCTCACCTCGCAAGCCGCCCTCCTTGCGCAGCCGCTAGCGCCGTCGCGAAGCTGGCACGACTCCAACGACGCGTCCGACAAGCCCATACCGTCGCGCCTTCTCGACagtgccttggcctcgctcAACCAGACGATCCAGCGGCATGCGCGTCGTGTGTATCCGCCACAAGCTGCGCAAAATGTTGCCCTGCAGATTGAGAGTGCGTACCTGCGCGAGGCGGAACGCAgagtcggcggcgaagcggaGGACGATGGACTGAGCCGTGACATCGACCTCAGTACGTGCCATTCAACCCGAGACGGGAGGTCGGTGTCGATGGAGAATGCTGACACGGCACCGGTAGCGGAGGAAGATGTCATCGAAGCTCTGCCCGAATCCTGGCCGTCGGAAAGAGACGTCTTGGAGTACCCCATGGAGGCGAAGCGATACGCCGACGCTGTTGGTCGGCTTGCCGAGCTGAGTGAGAGGCGCAAAGGGCTGGCGCAAAGAGTTGAAAGACTTGGTCGCCTCAAAGCAGCCGTCGACCCGTTTCAAACTACCGATAGCACCGGCGCAGGCATCCAAGAAAATCTCATCACgcgcgacggtgccgtcgagaaGGAACTCGAGCGGATGCGTGTCCTCCTCGCCAGGGTTGCCGGTCGCATCGGCGACCTTCGGGACAGACGgtccggcgacggcaaagtAGACCTAGCGGCGCTAGGAAGCGCGCGGAAGCGAAACGTCGACGAGTTTTTGGCCGATTCGCGCGTCTTTCCATCCTGAGTCCCGGTCGAGCTGACCGGTTGATCAACCAAGCAATCCGCCACAGGTGCTGTGGATCCGCACATCGGCCCCTGAGCTGCATGCCATGTCAGCTTGTCGGCAGTCCGCGCCGCGAACCATTTCCTTCCGGTTTCCCGCCCGTTTGGGCGCCTGCTCGCGTGTAGAGGCCGACAGGTGGTGGGGAGCCGCACCCGTGCAACATGACCGTGACTTGCCTTGGCTCCAGCTGCTTGTCTCTTGCGACACCTCACATGACAAGACAGGCCGGGGAGATTCTCACCAATGTAATGCGTGAGGCTAAAAAAAGAGTCCAGTCCATGAGAATTGCGAgtctcgtcggcctggcTCCTTGTCGGACGTCCCACCGACGCACGCATCATGCCACCATGGCACCACGCAGCGCGCTCGGCTGTCTTCGATAGGCCTTTTCGTTTGCATCGAGGCTGTGCTGGGGAAGGAAACGACATCAACGGATCGAATTGCCATACGGGCCGGATGACACAATCTGCTGCgactccctccctctccttgCCCAGTTTCTATTGTGCAGGCTTTGGGACTCGATCTAGGATGCGGTTCTGTCATTCCGACGACATGCAGTTCATGACACAAACCTTGGGCACACCGGGGGCTCATTCTCGACTATGCATGTGCCGGGGGCAGATGGCATGCAGTTGTGCGAGGAGAACCCCGGCGTGCAGTTGGACCATCTGCTCCTCTCCCCGAACGCCTTTCGCGTGTTGTCGGCGTGGCGACAAGGGGATTGGAAACAAATACTCGCGGGCTAGAGACCCATCAATTGCCGGGACGGTTGCGTCATGATGGCTGCTCTGTCGAGTGTCACATCAACCGACAAGGCTCAACAAAGCCGGCTTGGCTTCGCACAAGCACCGAGGGCATCATGTGGGAGTTCTCACAAGAAGGCCGATTCGAAATGACATCACACTACGTGACAATCCGCATCGTGGCCAAAGTCGTTGCTTGGTTGTGTCTGTGTTTGTCTGTCTGGTTCGCCTAGGCGCTGGGACCCAAATGTTGATGGCATGCTTTCATTCCATCGGTCCGGCCGGACACGTACCCGCCCAATTTCGATTCGCTGCTGCTTCGCGGAGAGGACCGATGCTGCCATTCATGTCGTGCTCGACAAGGAATGATCGTCGACAAGAACGCAGCCGGGCGAGATCGTGCAAACTCTCACGTCGCAAGTTCAGAGAAGGAACGCTTGGACCTTTCCACGATCACGCACCGACACTACATGTCGGTTGGCTCCTGCCGTCTGTTTTCGTACCTTCCTCGCTGCATGAAAGGTAGGTAGGCAAGTAATACCGACATATATGTAGGTGAATATTGGCAAGTGGGTACCAAGGATTCTACAGCTGCTGTTGCAGTATCGTGCCTGCGTCGGTGCGAATCTGTAGATGTATGCACATGGGAGGTGCTCCTGAGAGAGGCAACATCCGATGCTGGGAATCCTGCCGCACATACCAGTAGCAAGGAGTTGGGACGGAAACTCTCCCACAAGGCATCCTCAGTTTCATTTCCGAACCCTCGACACAACGTCAGCGGATCGACGGCTCTACCCGCCGCGAAACAACACAGGGGCGTTCAGAGCTACCCATAGTCGAGGGCTTGAACAGTCCTGGAACAATGGACTCGTGTCTATATTCACGCACCAAAACGTGCGGCTGCGGGCCGAGAAATTTCGCCGGCTGGAAAGAAACCGCATTCGCATTGCATGCCGCACCTGCTAACCTGGTTTGCTTGGTAGAATGCCTCGGGTTTTCGGCTGACGGGTTCAACGTGAGGTGAATGGAAGTCATCCTGAAGTCGAAGCCATGGCCAGCGGGGAGGAGCTGACGAAATGCCTAGTCACTTGGACCTGAGATCAACCATGGTGTGTTCATATGCACGTGCACACGAAGGAAGCGAATGCGAATGACGGATGGGCGAACGGAAGGACGGGTGGTGGAGTCGAGACATGGCCAGAGGGCACGACTTCCAACGACGCACGACTCTCACCGGCAGCATGCATTCCCGCGGCACATGGGGCACGTGAAGATGCTGCTTCGGCCGCCGCTCCCGACGCATTTGACACTTGACAGAGCGAATGAGATGAGACATGATGATCCCGGGCCGTGTGCTACCCTGCTTGTCCCTGTCCTTGTACCGGATACCGGGCCATGGATCCTTTTGCACCTTCCCCTAGAGGTCGCAAGCATCTCGCTCGTGTTCGCTTCTCACAGCGCCATGGGACTCGGATTGCCGACGGATACGCGCCTTCGTCCATGTTCATTCACTTCGCTCCGTCCTGCGAGCaatgacgacggcctggcAGGCGTCGATGCCCTAAGCACTTTATGGGCCCCATGATGAGTCGGAGCGCCCTTCGGCACGCGAGGCCGCGACGAGACGTGCCTGCGAACATGGCTTCGGGACGCCAAGTCAAGAAATCAGGTCGGAAACGCTGCCTGGCCGTGGCTGTGAGCCCACCGGTTCCGTTTCATTCCATCACCGTGGTGACGTCCCACGGACTGTTAGCATTCGACTCTGACCGATGAGCAGCTGAAACTCACGCACCACGCAGTGCAGAACCCGTGCAACTCGAGTTGCCGGTCCTTAAAAGGAACTCTTTTCGAACCCTCAATCTACTTCATGGCCGTCTGGGCGGATCTGATTGCTTCACGGGCCCGCAATGGTATATCAACCTTGGTCGCCTCGTTCCCGGATGCCCTCTCTCGCCTACTCTCGCAACTCTCTCGGTGCTCTCTTGCAACTCGCTCTTTTGGAGGGCATCACCTGCGCCCAAATCCAAATCGCGGACGCTTGCTCGTTCTCCCTTGCCCCCTTTCTCTAGCTCTCGTCTCGCTGTTCTTGCGTCCCAACCATGGCCGTCAACGCCCGAGGAACCATTCATCGAACGCTAGACGACGAATCCGAGGATAGCAAACAACAGTTGGACAATGCGGACAAGGGAATTTGGAAAGATTGGCCCAATCAGGCCGCTGTGAGTTCCCAATGCCCCGTATCTGGCCTGGTGCCCATCATCGTAACACGGCTCTGCAGTTTGAGGGGTTGGAAGAACACCGGGGGCCGCTCCAGCTCCGGGTTAAGGGCACTATTCCACCGTGGGCTGCCGGCACCTTGTATCGTACCGGGCCCGGCCAAGCCACGGTCGAAGGCACCTCGAGGGGGACTCATTACGTGTCTCACTGGTTTGACGGCTTCGCCCACACCCACAAGTTTGACATCATCGCCTCGGAGGATGGAGACGGACCCATGACGGTTGTCTACTCGTCCCGTCGTCAATCCGACGAATACGTCGCAGCCGTCAAGAAGATGGGATGGCGGCACAGCATTTCCTTTGGCCAAAAGGCAGATCCATGCGTCGGAATCTTTGCCAAGTTCATGAGCTTGTTCGTGCCTCGCCGCTTGAACAACAACGTCGTCGTGCTGCCCAACTTCCCCGGCCTGCCGGACCGGCAACCGGAAAACATCGCCCGCGGCCACCGAACGGGAACGAGCAAGGTGTACCTCAGCACCGACAACAAGTATCTGCAGCAGGTCGATCCGGATTCGCTCGAGCCTTTGGGCTTTGCCGACCAGGCCGGCCTGCACCCGGATCTCAAGGGGCCGTTGTCCTGCGCTCACGCGCAGCGAGACCCCGAGACGGGCGATTGGTTCAACTTCAACGTCGCCCTCGGTGTCAAGCCGACGTACCGCGTCTTCCGCGTCAACGCCGCCACGGGTACCACGGACGTCTTGGCCTCCATCTCCGAGCCCGACCTTCCTCCGGCCTACATCCACAGCTTCTTCCTGACGGAAAACTACGTCGTCCTCtgcgtgccgtcgacgcactTCGCCTGGAGCGGCCTGAGCATCGCGTGGCAGAACAATCTtctcgaggccatcaagcCCTTCGACAAGGCGCGACGCTGCAGGTGGTTCGTCATCGATCGAAGGCACgcccgcggcgtcgtcgcccgctTCTCGACCCctgccgccttcttcttccacTCGGTCAACGCCTTCGAGGAGTGCGTCGCGgggggcgccggcggcgagacgcgGACCTACATCAACCTCGACCATTCCATGTACGACACGTCGGACGTCATGTTCGGCCTGTACTACGACGTCATCCTGAACCGCGAAAACGCGACCGAGGCCTACCTCGACGCCAACCGCGACCAGAACCTGCACAGCCGTCATGTGCGATACCGCTTCGAGATGCCCCTGTCGGCCCAGACGAGCCAGGAGGCAGCCTCGGCtgtcgccgaggaggtgcTGTCGATTCCGAGCCCGCACTCTGGCGAGCTCTCCACCATCCACCCGAACCACGCCGGAAGGCCGTACCGATACGCGTACGGCGCGTGCAACCGCGGGCTGAGCACCTTTATGGATTCCATCGTCAAGACGGACCTGCAAACGCGTGAGGCAAGCCTATGGAGCGGCCCACGGGCCCACACTCCGGGTGAGCCCGTCTTTGTGCCACGCCCCGGTGGGACagaggaggatgacggcgtGCTCTTGAGCGTCGTCCTGGACGGCACAGCGCAGGCGTCGTATCTGCTGTGCCTCgacgcgacgacgatggaggagatgggcagagccgaggccgagttTCCCATCGCCATGAGCTTCCACGGATTCCACGCGCCGGCCCTATGAACGACGAGCTCATTTCTTTTTCTTGGGAAAGAGAGACGAGCTAGccggaggagacggacgagatGGCGCAGATCTGTCACGGGGTAGCCGAGACTTTATTGGCAATCAGCCACTGTAATACTACCGGTTTATCATTGGTGTGCCATGTTTCTCCATCGTCCTTGCGCTGGCCCCAATGGCTGCCGTGAGCGATATGCCTAACCAATCCTCTTTGGCTCGTCGGTCCTGTTCTGCAGGGTACCGCAGTTACACCCGAGCGCCTCCGGTACGGATCGCGTACCACGCGACGCCATTTGCTTGGCCGGTCACGGTCACGTCTCCATGTAGCCATCTGACATGGGCGGCCGTGCGCTATAGTTAGGTATGACTCGATGCTCTTCTCCGTAGTCGTTACGATGTACACGCCTTCCGGTTCTGCCTCGCTGTGTAGGGGGATGAGACTGAGAAGGCGTGACGGAGACGTCATGGGGATCCGGTCGTGAAAGGCCAGGGCCAGAGGCACCCACGTGCCGATAGGGCACATGCGATCCTGCATATCTCGTACCACTGCCATAGTACGATAACTACACGTCATACCCATTTTTATATATGCTGTGTCATACAAGGGCGTCTGCGGTACCTGGTCCGCTCCATGGTCGAATAGATGCGGCATCGGTAGGGCGGCGACCGGAAGTCGGTGGCTTCGGAGGAATCTTTTGGTTGCCTTGCAGGCGAGGAGCTGTGAAACGTGGGCTTGGATGGACTGCTGCCATGCTACCAATATACATTGCATGTATCACCCGGTAGGTAGCCCGTGGGGGAGATGTTCGTTGGGAGATGGACGAGAGGAGATGACCTTGCTGTTGGGTGCTGCTGTCGTGTGTGCCGTGGGAGACCCGACGGTACGCACCCATTCGTGTCTTTACGACGCGCGTCGTTCCTGTGAGGTGAGTTGGCATGTCGGACAGGTCTGGCCGATGATGTAAGGGTAACAGCTATGCTCGCTGGATCTGGACGATGGAGCATTATTGGAGTCACGACATGTTGTGCTAACTGACTTGCCTTTGCTCTGCACTTGTCCCTCCTGCCTCGCTAGCACGGGGCAATGGGAGAGGGGGAacgccgaggcggcatgAAATAAATCAACAATAACTTTTCAATACTTGTCAGATATCGATAGAATGTGTTGATGCTACCTAATCTACGAGGAAATCGCACGGGTAGATGCCGGGGAACTGCTGAATGATGAATGTCGTTGCTCCCAACTAGCGATTTTCTTCACATTATTCCTTTTTAGTGCCCGCATTGGATTCGCATCAAGGCAAGTGGTAAAATAAAAGTTTGAAATGAAGTGACAGACAATCATAATGGATACAGAGGGGAATAATACGTTTCTGATTATGTATAATTCAGCTTGACGCTCACCTACGAGCGTGGCGTGAGGTGTAGGGTAACGAGGAATATTCTTTCTCTGCCGCTCCTGTGCTGTGGCTTTGCCATCTGGTCCCCTGTGGCTCGTGGCCTGCCCGAATCTACGCCACTCATGCACAAGAGCGTGTGctgagcaagcaagcaaccTGCCCCTCCACCTGAGCGGCCACCGTCATCAACCTCCCCGCCAACGACATCCTCGCCAACACCTGTCGTGCCGAAAGCGTAGTCATTCCACCAGCTTGTGTCGGTTCTGCTtctcccgccgcctccttACCATAAAGGAGAAATAATTCTTGTTTTCAGCACGCGGCTCGTGGCGCACAATCATGTCG encodes:
- a CDS encoding carotenoid cleavage dioxygenase 1, translated to MAVNARGTIHRTLDDESEDSKQQLDNADKGIWKDWPNQAAFEGLEEHRGPLQLRVKGTIPPWAAGTLYRTGPGQATVEGTSRGTHYVSHWFDGFAHTHKFDIIASEDGDGPMTVVYSSRRQSDEYVAAVKKMGWRHSISFGQKADPCVGIFAKFMSLFVPRRLNNNVVVLPNFPGLPDRQPENIARGHRTGTSKVYLSTDNKYLQQVDPDSLEPLGFADQAGLHPDLKGPLSCAHAQRDPETGDWFNFNVALGVKPTYRVFRVNAATGTTDVLASISEPDLPPAYIHSFFLTENYVVLCVPSTHFAWSGLSIAWQNNLLEAIKPFDKARRCRWFVIDRRHARGVVARFSTPAAFFFHSVNAFEECVAGGAGGETRTYINLDHSMYDTSDVMFGLYYDVILNRENATEAYLDANRDQNLHSRHVRYRFEMPLSAQTSQEAASAVAEEVLSIPSPHSGELSTIHPNHAGRPYRYAYGACNRGLSTFMDSIVKTDLQTREASLWSGPRAHTPGEPVFVPRPGGTEEDDGVLLSVVLDGTAQASYLLCLDATTMEEMGRAEAEFPIAMSFHGFHAPAL